GCCCGCCTCGGCATGGTGGCCGGGCGGCCGCACGGCGCAAAACGTGTGGTCGACTTGCTTGGCCATGATGGCATCAGCGGCGGCCAATGCGCCGCCGGCGGCCCAATAGGCGGCGGTCAAGGAGCCCGGCGACATCGAAGTGTCGGGATCAAGCGAAACGCGGCCGCTCGTAGGGGCATGCCGGTTCAGCGACGCCACGTAACCGGGCGTGTGCACCTGCGTGATCCATTCGTCTTCGGCTCGACGCGGTTCGATCTTGGTCAATCGCGTCAGGGTGCCGCTTCGTTCCAACTGCTGCACGATCGCGCGCAGCCGGTTTGGAGACTCCGGATGCCCGGGCCCCATGTCATGGTCAAGATACGCCGGATGATAGACGAAACCGGTTTTTCCCATCGCGCACCCCGGTGATCAGCGCAAGCCCGGCGACAATTTCCGTTCCTTTGCACATCCGCTCGTTACGCCTCGTCAGATTAGCACGCAGGCCAGAGCGTAGACAACGAGCGGAGACCGCTGCTATTGTCCGATCAAAGGAGGAACACTATGCCGAATCCGAGAATAGAGCCGCTCAAGAAAGTCCTCGCCATCGATCCTCATGACGAGGTGGCGTGGTTCGGATTGGGAAAGGCCCATATGGACGACGGGAATTTTGAGGAGGCCGCCGCGGCCCTGCGGCAATGTGTGACGGTGAAACCAACTTACTCGGCCGCCTACTTTGCGCTGGCCCAATCGCTCCACGCTTTGAACCGACTCGATGAATGCCGAACCGTCATCGCGACCGGCATTGAGGTCTCCTCCAAAAACGGCGACCTCATGGTCACCAGAAACCTGGAAGCCTTGAAGGGCTCCCTGCCGTCGTGATGCACCGTCGTTTCCCTCCTCCTCCCTTCCGACTGCCTCGGTGGGCCACCCACGTGACACAACGGATGGACCGCCCCCTCCGTTCGGATGACGACCGCATGCGATTTGTGATCGAATTGGCCTCGATAAACGTGACGACCGGAACGGGCGGTCCATTCGCCGCGGCCGTCTTTGAAACACGGACAGGGCGGCTGGTCTCGATCGGCGTGAATCTCGTCGTCTTGACTTCCTGCTCGCTGGCTCACGCGGAACTGGTGGCCCTTGCCAACGCGCAACGGGCGGTCGGTTATTTCGACCTCGGCGCTCCCGGCATGCCGGACCATGAACTGGTCACCAGCAGCGAGCCCTGCGCCATGTGTTTCGGAGCCATTCCCTGGTCCGGCGTCCGTCGCGTGTTGTGCGGCGCCAGGGCCGGCGACGCGGAAGCGATCGGATTTGACGAAGGCCCCAAACCAAAACGATGGATCGCGGCGCTCGAGCAACGGGGCATCACGGTCGTGCGGGATCTCTGCCGAAGGGAAGCCGTCGCAGTGCTTCGGCAGTACAAGCAGCGCGGTGGGATGATCTATAACACCCACCGAGAATCCTGACGCATCGCTCGATCCCCGACGGCCACGTTCCATCGCTTCTCACATCGAGAGATGTCATCGTTTCAGCTTGTTGCGGATCGCCAGGGCAAACATTGCGAACAGCGCGGGTCCGGCAAGAGTCTGAAACCAGATCATGAGCCATGTCCAATTCCCTCTTCCTTCCGCCGCTGTCTTCAGTACCAGGAAATCCGGCTTCAAAAACGCCAGGGTCCCCAAACTGAAACCCGCCGCCTCCAACAACCCGATGGGAGCGATTTCCGGACTCGGGCCCGATGCAACATCAGGCATCGTCACAGCCGCATGAGGCTCCGACACCGCAAACGCGGCAGATGGCCGACGGCCCAGATCCCCATTCCACCAATAGACAAATGTACCGATCACAAAAACGAGCAAGAACCATCCTACCGGTCTCAGAGCGCGTTCCCCATACCCATTGATCATCCAGAACAGATTCAGTTGGAACTTCGTTGGCCAGGGTACGGTGGGATTGATCCGCCGCAGTTCCTTTTCGCCGTAATGGAAGTCACTTGCGTAGATATAGTCTCGATCCTGCTCATAGGCCACCTTGAGGTCCCGATAGGCTTTTGAGAGTTGAGCCAATTCTTCCGCTTTCTCCTCATACGGCCATGGGGTGGAATTATTCCTGCCATCAGAATCCGATTGACTTTCCATTTCTTTAACGAGACAAGCATGATCGTATATGCCGTACATCTGCCGGTGCCGGATCTCGCGTTGTCTTTCTTCCTCGTTCCTACTCCCTGCCCCGAGCGGCAAGCTCCAGACCAACCACCTGAGAAGCCATGCAAGTCCGCTCCACGGTTTTGTTATTTTATAGATCACTCCCGCCCATATCCCGCTTCCGCGTAGCGCAGAAGCGGGCACATGAGCCCGCACCCGCGGCCATCGGACATTGTTGAAGTAGCAAAGATCGAGGTTGGTGCCGGCCAGCTTGCATTTCTCCAAATTGACCGAGTGAAACCGTAAGCCGTACTTTGAGTGAACAGAGACGTATGTGAAGTCTAGCTCCAGAGGCTCTTCCCTGGATTGCCCCCACTGGTCGTTACGTCTTTCCTCGAACAATCTCACGAAAGTCTCACGGCCCAGCAACCGTTCGCAAGAACGGGCTTGGGACCTGTGGAAGCCTGATCCCTTTGAGATGGCATTTTCCGTTTTTAGGTCATTCCCCGATTCCAGAAATCCGACCGACCCAAAAACCTGAACAGCAGTGAAGCTGAAAACCGGCGAAAACCGCGCCAAGGATTGAGATGATGACCC
This sequence is a window from Candidatus Nitrospira inopinata. Protein-coding genes within it:
- a CDS encoding tetratricopeptide repeat protein, translating into MPNPRIEPLKKVLAIDPHDEVAWFGLGKAHMDDGNFEEAAAALRQCVTVKPTYSAAYFALAQSLHALNRLDECRTVIATGIEVSSKNGDLMVTRNLEALKGSLPS
- a CDS encoding nucleoside deaminase, with the translated sequence MRFVIELASINVTTGTGGPFAAAVFETRTGRLVSIGVNLVVLTSCSLAHAELVALANAQRAVGYFDLGAPGMPDHELVTSSEPCAMCFGAIPWSGVRRVLCGARAGDAEAIGFDEGPKPKRWIAALEQRGITVVRDLCRREAVAVLRQYKQRGGMIYNTHRES
- a CDS encoding pentapeptide repeat-containing protein, whose protein sequence is MKGIPARLFLQDLKIHNGRMECVRVVGDLNLHDAVAGGARSVKVVNVTDCVFDSVEVIDRRRSGSSSSSPRHEAIVPLMIFKKCVFRKRLLLHDLHFQQHVEFEGCRFEQYVDCARSHFSGVSFHDCAFDETVYFQGTCFAGRNSANGNMIDTDFSEVTFQKGADFDGAVFFGSATFKKARFYEATTFTDIRFRSHVNVGSSSQSLARFSPVFSFTAVQVFGSVGFLESGNDLKTENAISKGSGFHRSQARSCERLLGRETFVRLFEERRNDQWGQSREEPLELDFTYVSVHSKYGLRFHSVNLEKCKLAGTNLDLCYFNNVRWPRVRAHVPASALRGSGIWAGVIYKITKPWSGLAWLLRWLVWSLPLGAGSRNEEERQREIRHRQMYGIYDHACLVKEMESQSDSDGRNNSTPWPYEEKAEELAQLSKAYRDLKVAYEQDRDYIYASDFHYGEKELRRINPTVPWPTKFQLNLFWMINGYGERALRPVGWFLLVFVIGTFVYWWNGDLGRRPSAAFAVSEPHAAVTMPDVASGPSPEIAPIGLLEAAGFSLGTLAFLKPDFLVLKTAAEGRGNWTWLMIWFQTLAGPALFAMFALAIRNKLKR